CCTGGCATGACCATGGCAGCCGTCAGGGCTAACAGCGTCACGCTCCGTATTGTGCCTAAGCAGTTCATTTCCGTACTTGTAGTACCACTACGCGTCCAACGATAGCAACTTTCCGGGTAAAAGCCAGCGTGAAATATCACGCTAGCGTCACCTTTCGGCTCACAGCCCTACCTGGGAGCCCTTCCCACTTAAAAAGGACCCAAAACTCAAGAAAAGGATGCGGTACGGGGCTCCTAGGTCTGAGGAGTCTCGTCTTCGTCCTGGGAAGCGTCGTCCAGAAGATCCATCTCCTGGATCGCCTGATCGTTGTGATCCAGAATCTGAAGATCGTCAACTACAGCGGCTCGCGCCGGAGGTGTGGACTTCAACTGTGTAACAACCCCTGCGCCGCCCAGCATCAAAACCAGCGCCATGGCCCCGGCCATCATCGGGCGGAACTGGGCTCCGGTGTTATAAAGCAGGCGCGCGCGCAGACGCTCCAGGAATCCGGCCGGAGCAGCCTGCTGCTCGGTGCGGATGCGGGCGTTTACGCGGGTATCAAACCAGGGAGAAGGCTCAGGCGCCGTCCAGGCGTCCATTGCCCCAAATGTCGCACGCAGTTCCTTTAGCTCAACGCTGCACGGTTCACAACCGGACAGGTGAGCCTGGGCCGCACGCGAGGGAGCCTTTGCCGGGTTGAGTACCAGGTCTTCTAGCTCGTTTTGGAATTCATGGCAGTTCATAACAGTTCATCCCGGCGCCGAAGCGCCTTATACGAAATCCTTCAGTTTCACGCGCAACGTTTGGTAGGCGCGGAACAACAGCGATTTGGTAGCGGACTCAGACAGTTTAAGCACTTCGCCTATCTGTTTGTAGTCCATTCCCTGATACTTGTGCATCAAAACGGCATTCTTTTGCCGTTCTGGAAGAGCCATCACATGCTGCCGGATGGCCTGCATACGTTCCTCTCTGAGGAGATCGGCCTCGATAGTCGGCGTGTCGTCTGCGACATCGGGCATGGTCCCGGTCTCATGGTCCGGCTCATCCAGGTGCACCGTCGGGGCAGAGCGCTCGTGCTTGGTATCACGCGCATAGTTCACGCCGAGGTTCGTGGCGATGCGATACAGCCAGGTCGAAAAACGAGCTTCGGCGCGATAGGTCTCACGTGACCGGAAGACCCGGAGGAAGACCTCCTGTGCCAGCTCTTCGGCGACGGCCTGGTTATGCACCATGCGATACATAAAGCTCACAATCGGCTTGCGGTACTTGGCCAGAAGAATGTCAAAGGCGGCAAAGTTGCCGGCCTTCAGTGCCAGCATGGTCTGGACGTCATCGTTGGCCGCAAAATCGGCCTGTATGCCAGTCACCGCCGGGTCGGGAAGGGTGACGGTCTGGAGGTCCGGATTGAGCGCCATCGTGCCCATGTCTTTGTGAACACGGTCCTCGGCAGGAGGTTGCGCGCCTTCCTCCGGGAATTTGGATGATCGTGGCTCCGGCATTCCGTTGGCCTATTCTACCGGTTGAGATGCCGGTTTCGGCCAGTGGCGTCATCAGGGCGTCAATGGTATCTTGAATAAGGTCACCAAGGCGGCGTGTGCAACAGTCCGCGGCCCGGTTCCCACCCTTCACAGGGCGCATAACTCAGCGGTAGAGTGCCACCTTCACACGGTGGAAGTCGTAGGTTCGAATCCTGCTGTGCCCACCATAAAATCAATAACTTGCAGGCAGTGGCGAAATGGATTTGATGCCATTTGATGCCAAATTGCACAGAT
This genomic window from Terriglobus albidus contains:
- a CDS encoding RNA polymerase sigma factor, which produces MPEPRSSKFPEEGAQPPAEDRVHKDMGTMALNPDLQTVTLPDPAVTGIQADFAANDDVQTMLALKAGNFAAFDILLAKYRKPIVSFMYRMVHNQAVAEELAQEVFLRVFRSRETYRAEARFSTWLYRIATNLGVNYARDTKHERSAPTVHLDEPDHETGTMPDVADDTPTIEADLLREERMQAIRQHVMALPERQKNAVLMHKYQGMDYKQIGEVLKLSESATKSLLFRAYQTLRVKLKDFV